attagtaaaccacttttcTTATGTTATAGGGAATAGTGAATGGATTAAATGTGAGAATGCGGGTATAGCCCGTCAGAATCATCAATATGATGGAAACTACTTGTATGTTATGACATAGTATCTATTGGTCAATATAATTCACTAAGTAGTTAAAAGTGAAATATGACTTTATGTTAACTGCCGACTTAGTGTCGGGGTAGTATgattccatgtttgagacatgatgaTTAGGTATGATACCTGTGGACCTTATGCtatggattatgcttgcttgtcaatgtgctcattcgcacatgcttgtgatggtcgctctccacaagccggcactccgaagttgGCCTTGCGACAGCAGATCGCCCGTGCGGGACTAaacgccgaagtggattgccgtgggtagtgttgacttccacggggccattaggtacAGCGTGAGCCAGAACTTTACCACGTGTAAGTCTCTTGTTAATTGGGTTAAGTAAATGAGTTTAACCTTAGATGGACATTGTAGAAAAGATATTTTATGTCATTAGTTAAGATATACCTAATAATGAACCTACTATGAAGTTGACATTCCTGTTAGTCATTAGTATAATGACAATACCTGCATGTTTGTATTCTTGCTAGTGTAGGAAGGTTACTATATATTGTCATTGGCTAGTTAAACTATAATGATGAAATCCTGCTTTAATTATGACATATAGTTTGAGATTGAACAGCTTATAGCTAGCATGAAATTCCAAACTTGTATATGTAATGACTAGTACATTAGACATGTTAGAAAATATATCTTGTTAAGGCATGTTCATAGTTGATTCATTTCATCTACTTGttgcatttatattttctacttgttgtagtttactcatgcctcagttgacctagtggtgtatttcaccACTCTCGGCAgcttacccattgggaactattgtttaatagttctcacgtccttTTGTTGGTTGCTTTTGTGGAGAGCCTTCCACAGCAGGAAAGGCTAAGGTTCCCGGCaaggggtcagcggctagctTGAGCCTCCTCGATGTTAAATAGATGAACCTATACAAGCTTATTCTAGTTTAGTTCAGAGATGTATATTAGGACTATTTAGAATGTACTTTGTACTTTACTTCTAAACTGTAATTTGGTATTGTTTTGGTACAAGCTTATGAACTTCTAGTTTTGCTCTGATTAGCTGGTTAAGAATTTATACTTTTGCTATATTGATTGTAGACGCATGGTGTACACTAGAGAtggtggtgtacacggcgggtttGTGCACGTGGCTGGTGAGCTTTCGCTGAAGTCCAAGGCGTGACACCAACAACCCAAATTTGCGGCTACAATTCAGATTTGAGAAGTGAATGAAAAAGTTCatgaaaatttactaaaatgtGAATTTCAGTTCACTTCTCAAATCCTCCCAAAATTCATCCATAGTAACCAAAAATTTAAGTTGGAAGCAGCTCCAAATCTACTACAAGGGAGGGAAAAACCAATAAGAATCCAGAAATCTCCTGCTATAAAGAATTTGATCGAGGAATCAAAGAAAAATTCACAAAACTTCAACAATTCAGCTCAATACACCAATCTTGCATCAATTTCCTGCATCCCAACTTTAATTCCAGCTAGTATAAGATGTAACCTGAGCTTCACTACCTCCCTCACCCTCCAATCAGCATCAATTTCGCATCTAGAGATTCAATTGCACCTAATTGGATCTCCCCATTGAATTGTTGCTGCTGATTTTGCTAGGCTGCTGCTGCCAGGCTGCACCTTTGCTTGACGTTGGTTGCAATCTGCTGCTGATTCTTGTTGGCAGCAGTTCCTGCTGTTATCTCTCCCCTTGCTGCAGCTACCAAGGGgtaggagaagaaaaagatgatgaCTAAGATGCCTGCTAACTCCTCTGCTATTGTATCAATTGCCCTACTGCTGCCGTTGCCAGGCTGCACCTTTGCTTGCTGGCTGCAGCCGTTGGCTAGCAACAATGCACAGGGAGGTAAGGAGActgaagagaaggagaaaagagaaaagaaggagaagaagagttgATATTCTTCCAAAACTCCGATTAGGAGTAACTGAATGGTTTAGTTGAACCCAAAGCACTAGTTAAATACGCTAACATATTCCGGCTGAATGTAACTTGAGTTTCGGAAATTGTTTGTGGTGTCAATATCATGTAAAATGGTTCTAACTCGTCCAAACACTCTCTATAAGCGTCGACCAGTCGCCGGAACTATAATCATTCCGacagttaaaattttcaaagaattacataatataaaaatatgaaataaatctCTATGATAAACtcattaaaaaatttctattcacttatttttaattatttttgttatttttatatatttgataatgTTTCTGTCAAAATGAGTTGAATATATTCTCTggcaatttttaaaaatactttttaacaACTTTtatgtaaaactataatttttttgcttagagtatagaaattgaaaaaaaaaaaaattttgagcgGTTCATGCcttggaaaaaaattaatacagtATAAGAAATGAAAAAACTTGTATAGTACAGTATACTATTGTATAGTATAGTTAGGCCCTTTCTTAtcacaaaattttttgaaaaaaaaaaaaaaattcctagaAAGTGAGATACGACCCTTgaatcaaaaattattattctgtgATAAAAAGTTGTAAGCTTTACAACCTCTCTTCTAAGAGTTGTAGGATTTACTaatctctttttaattttttgttgtagtaaataaaaaaaattagtgaaacttGTGCAGAAAAAATGGCTTGCAGACTTAGCATTGCCCGGACAAATATATTTGGACCGTGAGAATAATTTTGCCTTGCTGTATTGGACAGATCAGAAGAAGGCAATACCAACGCACAGTACAAAAGATAATGTGCCTACAACAATCACCACATGTGACATGTGTAATGTTCCTGGCATTCAACTGATTGATTGTAAATTGCTTTGCTATCGATGCATGTTAACCCCTGAATCACaggattcaatttttatttttatttttccttttttaagcGCAACTCAGATTATGCAAGTATATATTTCCTCTTGTTGCTAATACCATGATAAATAACCACCATATTCCAACATTTAGAGCACATTATTATAAAAAACACACCCAATTAACTATTTTCACGAGCAAATGGGACATAGCACCAATCCATTCTCGTTACACTCACTACACCTCACAACCTTCGCCGTCGCTCTCTTCCTCCCCTTGGCATTCCCTGCCCACTGTGGCACCCCGATCCACTCCTCCCCTGCCACAACCACCACCAGTTTCCGGCTTCCGCTGCATCGAAAGCAGGGCAAGAATCGCATCCCACCGCATCCGTCGCAAactccgccgctgccgccgcatGATCTTGGGAGCCCCTCGAGCAATTCCGCGAGCCCTCCCTCCTCGTGAATCTTCATCACCTCCTCAACCCCGCCGATGTACCTACCTTTAACAAACAGTCTCGGCACCGCGGGTCCCACCACTCCGATCCCCTTCGTCAGCTCCCGCAGCTCTTCCCGAAACCCGCTGTCCATGGACACGTCGCGCTCCCGCACGCACATCCCTGCCGCCTCGACCGCCGCCCGCACCGTGTTGCACGCCTCGAACGTCTGCCGGACGCCGCGGAGCGTCGTCGTGTACAGCACCGCCGACTCCGCCCCGCCCGGCGGGCACAGCCTCTGGAACGACTCCAAGGTGTAAGGCCGCCTTTTCTGCTGCCCCCGAGTGTCTCCTGCATTATCATTTGCCGCCAGTTGGATCGGCACCGCCTTTTCTTTACTACCCGCGGCACGctgcggcgcggcggaggattTGACTGGGACGGAGGAATAGTCGAGGCCGGCCATGAGCTCCCAAGAATTGATCACTTCCGGCTCGCACCGAAGAGCTACAGGATTACGGAAGTGAGGACGAGGAggagcaggcggcggcggcggcggcggtggcggcggcggcggcagggtGTTGTGGGGGGAGGGGTAGTGGTCGAGGGTCGTGAGAAGGCCGTAGGTGGAGGAGGTGAGGGAGACGATGTGGTGACCGagggcgccggcgccggcgccgacgaTGCGGTCCTCGTCTTCAAGAAAGCTGGAGGAGGCGCAACCCATCGAACTAGCTTTGCAgggagagaaggaaagagagggAGCTGAAGGGGAAGAAGGCGATttcgaaatttcaaattgaattgGTGTGCAATCGAGCCTCCAAATCCCGGCAGCATACGTATTAGCTGGTACTCCTTTCTGTTGTCGTCTTCAAAAAGGTTGGATGTGGACATTTATGTAGGGAGGCTGACTGTGCTGTCGTCTTGTGATATTGCCACGTACGTCAGGAAGGCATGCGCCCGGTCAAAAAGAAAGTTTGCCTGCACGAACTGCATcctttataaaatttaggattAATTACTATTCGGCgccaatttcttttttattttattttgaatagtactttttttcaattaaatactcaattttctttgttttagtGCAATTAAGATTCAatcgattaaaaaaaaaatagaatacttATAACCTCCTGGTGTGGTTAttgtatattttgaattttttcatcATGTATCTAGAACTATAAATACTATTGCTAATTGATAGGCTTACTTTGTTAGAACTATTTATACCTTTTTTGAGTGGAACGGATCAGGATCTCTTTATTTAATATACCTTTTAGATAGGAATTTGAGAGATACACTTATAACTACGGGCGTCAACCAGCCAAACACGAACGAGCCGGGATCGGCTCGTATTccgcttgtttaataaacgagccaaacacgagccgaCTCGTTAAAGtattgagccgaaaaattcagatCTTGTTCGGCTCATTAATAAACGAGTTGAACACGAACTACCTCACGAGCCGGCCAACGAATAATAGGTTAAATAGGTTAGATTagatatgtaaaaaaaataaatctataaaATCTTACCAATTAGACTTTGATCAAAtggttaaaattttacatataaatgagtattttaataattgagttcggttttatatttttttagctaaaaatcaaataataaaaatatatatattacatatataattatttatttatatatataaatataaattatataaattatataaatataaaatatatgtattcgagctgttatcgagtcgAACGAGAGCGAATTGATCCTAGctctcgtgttcggctcatttattaacgagctgaaaaattcagcccgtgttcagctcgtttactaaacgagtgattcgatttcgagctcatttcgagcggATCACTAGTTGGCTCGctaacagcgagctggattgctaCCCCTACTTATAACCTCTTAGTgtgattattatatattttgttgaactttttatttggttaatgaaacttatttcacaaaaaaaaaaagaatactttTCACATAATGCATGGTGCCAGCGCttcctaattttaattttaacttacaattatattttaaattttaagtttaaatataattttaattttaaatttaattttatatttcaattttatattttgatctttatattagaatttgaaatgaatttaagtttgatattgcattcaaattttacaatgt
This genomic interval from Ananas comosus cultivar F153 linkage group 8, ASM154086v1, whole genome shotgun sequence contains the following:
- the LOC109714451 gene encoding uncharacterized protein At5g39865, with product MGCASSSFLEDEDRIVGAGAGALGHHIVSLTSSTYGLLTTLDHYPSPHNTLPPPPPPPPPPPPAPPRPHFRNPVALRCEPEVINSWELMAGLDYSSVPVKSSAAPQRAAGSKEKAVPIQLAANDNAGDTRGQQKRRPYTLESFQRLCPPGGAESAVLYTTTLRGVRQTFEACNTVRAAVEAAGMCVRERDVSMDSGFREELRELTKGIGVVGPAVPRLFVKGRYIGGVEEVMKIHEEGGLAELLEGLPRSCGGSGGVCDGCGGMRFLPCFRCSGSRKLVVVVAGEEWIGVPQWAGNAKGRKRATAKVVRCSECNENGLVLCPICS